A portion of the Pseudoxanthomonas sp. JBR18 genome contains these proteins:
- a CDS encoding SDR family NAD(P)-dependent oxidoreductase — protein MPPKNTILIIGASRGLGLALTEAFCQRGWHVIATTRAPSAALDEVAQRFPASLEAERVDLAEATSVQALRERLSGRSLDMLFVNAGIAKSITATASTAPQQDFLDMMLVNALGPMRLIELFEPVVAPHGTIAAMSSELGSITQNSGAWDLYASTKAALNMLMKCFAARRPHDGRAMLVVAPGWIRTDMGGDEATYSIEEAIPRVVDTLEKNHGRPGLRYVDRFDATLPW, from the coding sequence ATGCCCCCCAAGAACACCATCCTCATCATCGGCGCCTCGCGTGGCCTGGGCCTGGCCCTGACTGAAGCCTTCTGCCAGCGCGGCTGGCACGTCATCGCCACCACCCGGGCCCCGTCCGCGGCGCTGGATGAAGTCGCCCAGCGCTTCCCCGCCAGCCTGGAAGCCGAGCGCGTCGACCTTGCAGAGGCCACCAGCGTCCAGGCCCTGCGCGAACGCCTCTCCGGCCGTTCCCTGGACATGCTCTTCGTCAACGCCGGCATCGCCAAGTCGATCACCGCCACCGCGAGCACGGCGCCCCAGCAGGACTTCCTGGACATGATGCTCGTCAACGCCTTGGGACCCATGCGCCTGATCGAGCTGTTCGAACCCGTGGTCGCGCCCCACGGGACGATTGCGGCGATGTCCTCCGAGCTTGGCAGCATCACCCAAAACAGCGGTGCCTGGGATCTCTATGCCTCGACCAAGGCCGCGCTCAACATGCTGATGAAGTGCTTCGCTGCGCGGCGTCCCCACGATGGCCGCGCGATGCTCGTGGTGGCCCCGGGCTGGATCAGGACGGACATGGGCGGTGACGAGGCGACCTATTCGATCGAGGAGGCCATCCCGCGCGTGGTCGACACGCTGGAAAAGAACCACGGCCGCCCAGGCCTGCGTTACGTCGATCGCTTCGACGCCACGCTGCCCTGGTAG